From Streptomyces sp. NBC_00370, a single genomic window includes:
- a CDS encoding diacylglycerol kinase → MTSEITLFVNPTAGRGRGARAVRPAADALRAAGFFVRTVLGSDAPDALRRAGEAVDGGTGALIAVGGDGLISLALQAVAGTHVPLGVIAVGTGNDFARALGLPVRDPVAAALLAADTLKNGTPRAVDLGRVTGGSGDRWFGTVLASGFDSRVNDRGNRMRLPAGRFKYDLAMLAELAAFAPVPYRMTLDDGVERRIEATLVAVGNGSSYGGGMRIAAGAEMDDGLFDVTVVAGCSRSTLLRVFPKVYRGTHLSHPVVTVHRTARITLAADGLTGYADGEPLGPLPLTATCVPGAVRVLAGADDGRSKSK, encoded by the coding sequence GTGACCAGCGAGATCACCCTCTTCGTCAACCCCACAGCGGGTCGCGGCAGGGGCGCGCGTGCCGTGCGGCCCGCCGCCGACGCACTCCGGGCCGCCGGCTTCTTCGTACGGACGGTCCTCGGCTCCGACGCGCCCGACGCGCTGCGCCGGGCAGGGGAAGCGGTCGACGGCGGCACCGGCGCCCTGATAGCCGTCGGCGGCGACGGGCTGATCTCCCTGGCGCTGCAAGCGGTCGCCGGTACCCACGTCCCGCTCGGCGTGATAGCCGTCGGCACCGGCAACGACTTCGCCCGCGCGCTCGGACTGCCCGTACGCGACCCGGTGGCGGCCGCCCTGCTGGCCGCCGACACGCTCAAGAACGGCACACCGCGCGCCGTCGACCTCGGCCGGGTCACCGGCGGGAGCGGCGACAGATGGTTCGGCACGGTCCTCGCCTCCGGCTTCGACTCACGGGTCAACGACCGGGGCAACCGGATGCGGCTGCCCGCCGGCCGGTTCAAGTACGACCTCGCCATGCTCGCCGAGCTGGCCGCCTTCGCGCCCGTCCCGTACCGGATGACCCTGGACGACGGGGTCGAGCGGCGGATCGAGGCCACGCTCGTCGCGGTCGGCAACGGCTCCTCGTACGGCGGCGGGATGCGGATCGCCGCCGGCGCCGAGATGGACGACGGCCTCTTCGACGTGACGGTCGTCGCCGGATGCAGCCGCTCCACCCTGCTCCGGGTCTTCCCGAAGGTCTACCGGGGGACACATCTGAGCCACCCCGTCGTCACGGTCCACCGCACCGCGCGGATCACCCTCGCGGCAGACGGCCTCACCGGCTACGCCGACGGCGAACCGCTCGGCCCGCTGCCGCTCACCGCCACCTGCGTGCCCGGCGCCGTGCGCGTCCTCGCCGGAGCGGACGACGGCCGCTCCAAGTCGAAATAA
- the tatC gene encoding twin-arginine translocase subunit TatC, producing MLKSARKQETDPEGRMPLVEHLRELRNRMAKGLLAIVVVTLVAAFFYNEIIDFFTKPVLQSVGCPTDFSALAQQTKGNTQCAHITLNGLLAPFTLALKVSLTAGVVLASPVWLYQLWAFLAPGLHSNEKKYTLSFVGAGVPLFLGGALFAYKVLPTTAKVLLGFSPSGVDNLLPLDDLLDLVTRMVVVFGLSFEMPLLLVMLNFAGILTGRRMIGWWRAMIFGITVFAAIATPSTDPLSMLALSAPIWVLYFAACFVSMYNDRRRRLRTATGPSDDEASDLDLTPEDVDSAIEPVSASPVLPEQTDAGRANRLNGYDDVT from the coding sequence TTGCTCAAGTCTGCCCGCAAGCAGGAGACGGATCCCGAGGGGCGCATGCCCCTCGTGGAGCACCTGCGTGAGCTGCGCAACCGAATGGCGAAGGGCCTGCTGGCAATCGTCGTCGTCACGCTTGTCGCCGCCTTCTTCTACAACGAAATAATCGACTTCTTCACGAAGCCGGTGCTCCAGTCGGTCGGCTGCCCCACCGACTTCAGCGCGCTCGCTCAGCAGACCAAGGGCAACACCCAGTGCGCCCACATCACCCTCAACGGGCTCCTGGCGCCGTTCACCCTCGCCCTCAAGGTCTCCCTGACGGCGGGCGTGGTGCTCGCCTCGCCGGTCTGGCTCTACCAGCTCTGGGCGTTCCTCGCGCCCGGCCTGCACAGCAACGAGAAGAAGTACACGCTCTCCTTCGTCGGCGCCGGTGTGCCGCTGTTCCTCGGCGGCGCCCTCTTCGCCTACAAGGTGCTGCCGACCACGGCCAAGGTCCTGCTGGGCTTCTCGCCGAGCGGTGTGGACAACCTGCTGCCGCTGGACGACCTGCTCGACCTCGTGACCCGCATGGTCGTCGTCTTCGGCCTCTCCTTCGAGATGCCGCTGCTGCTCGTCATGCTGAACTTCGCGGGCATCCTCACCGGCCGCCGGATGATCGGCTGGTGGCGGGCCATGATCTTCGGCATCACCGTCTTCGCCGCCATCGCGACGCCGAGCACCGACCCGCTGTCGATGCTCGCCCTGTCCGCGCCGATCTGGGTGCTGTACTTCGCGGCCTGCTTCGTCTCGATGTACAACGACCGGCGCCGCCGGCTGCGCACCGCGACGGGCCCCTCCGACGACGAGGCGTCCGATCTGGACCTCACGCCGGAAGACGTCGACTCGGCCATAGAGCCCGTCTCCGCCTCGCCCGTGCTGCCCGAGCAGACGGACGCCGGCCGGGCGAACCGGCTCAACGGCTACGACGACGTCACCTGA
- the tatA gene encoding Sec-independent protein translocase subunit TatA, whose protein sequence is MFGRLGAPEIILILVVIVLLFGAKKLPDMARSLGKSARILKSEAKAMKSEGAATAPADPPTDPTAQDQSAPRTIKAAPGDVTSARPVSEPTDSTQR, encoded by the coding sequence ATGTTCGGAAGGCTCGGAGCCCCCGAGATCATTCTCATCCTCGTCGTGATCGTGCTGCTGTTCGGCGCGAAGAAGCTTCCCGACATGGCGCGTTCGCTCGGCAAGTCGGCCCGCATCCTCAAGAGCGAGGCCAAGGCGATGAAGTCGGAAGGCGCTGCGACGGCCCCGGCGGACCCGCCGACCGACCCGACGGCCCAGGACCAGTCGGCTCCCCGTACCATCAAGGCCGCGCCCGGTGACGTGACGAGTGCCCGTCCGGTGAGCGAGCCGACGGACTCCACTCAGCGCTGA
- a CDS encoding helix-turn-helix transcriptional regulator, with the protein MAANAIDQTRRMLSLVTYLRERPGAHVSDVARAFGITEDELISDLDVLPMCGTSFRGGDLLDIDTDGDRIWWHNPDDVAEPLRLAADEATALLVAARAVATLPGLRESDRQALLRATAKLEAAAGEAAGASSRLSVTFESEGGVFADVDRAISERRRLWLRYYSPARDELTEREVDPIRLFAVGHTYMEAWCRTSEARRTFRLDRVAEIKLLDAPSAPPELELRDLSEGLVQPSADDPEVVVEVGPGGRWVAEYYPHDSADELPDGGLRITLRTPAPASLRRLALRLGGDGRIVSPQDLAESARLAAHEALAAYDGQE; encoded by the coding sequence ATGGCTGCCAACGCCATCGACCAGACCCGCCGGATGCTGTCGCTCGTGACGTATCTGCGGGAGCGCCCCGGCGCCCATGTCAGCGATGTCGCGCGGGCGTTCGGCATCACCGAGGACGAGCTGATCTCCGACCTCGACGTGCTGCCCATGTGCGGCACGAGCTTCCGGGGCGGCGACCTCCTCGACATCGACACCGACGGCGACCGCATCTGGTGGCACAACCCGGACGATGTCGCCGAGCCGCTGCGGCTCGCCGCCGACGAGGCGACGGCGCTGCTCGTCGCCGCCCGCGCGGTGGCCACCCTGCCCGGGCTCCGGGAGAGCGACCGGCAGGCGCTGCTGCGCGCCACGGCCAAGCTGGAGGCGGCGGCGGGCGAGGCGGCGGGAGCCAGCTCCCGGCTGTCGGTGACCTTCGAGTCGGAGGGCGGCGTCTTCGCCGACGTCGATCGGGCGATCTCCGAGCGCCGCAGGCTGTGGCTGCGCTACTACTCCCCGGCCAGGGACGAACTGACCGAGCGGGAGGTCGACCCGATCCGGCTGTTCGCCGTGGGCCACACGTACATGGAGGCGTGGTGCCGTACGTCCGAGGCCCGGCGGACGTTCCGGCTCGACCGGGTGGCCGAGATCAAGCTCCTCGACGCGCCCTCCGCCCCGCCCGAGCTGGAGCTGCGCGATCTGTCGGAGGGTCTGGTGCAGCCCTCGGCCGACGATCCCGAGGTGGTCGTCGAGGTCGGCCCCGGCGGTCGCTGGGTGGCCGAGTACTACCCGCACGACAGCGCGGATGAACTTCCCGACGGCGGGCTGCGTATCACGCTGCGTACCCCGGCCCCCGCCTCCCTGCGGCGCCTCGCGCTGCGGCTCGGCGGTGACGGCCGGATCGTCTCCCCGCAGGACCTGGCCGAGAGCGCGCGGCTGGCGGCACACGAGGCGCTCGCCGCCTACGACGGCCAAGAGTAG
- a CDS encoding helix-turn-helix transcriptional regulator, translated as MAIAKAERLMNLALCLLGTRRPLSKRELRGSIEAYLEAGSDDSFNRMFERDKDDLRELGLVIETVENLDGDTGYVARRDSNRLPAITLDAEEAAALGLAAKVWQQARLAGAASGALQKLRAAGMPEAEDSYEAHHSALEPRIPVHEAAFEPLMLACRDRRPVVFDYRKANAARPEQRQVEPWTLECWRGHWYLAGWDRERGAERVFRLSRITGRIRSRSGEFSAPVPDVVTVRETVESWAGETATRSALIKLRSGSGYPLRAKALSSRELGDGWDELEVPYGHGLDAWLVEFGPDAVVLEPADLRADVVERLRAVAKG; from the coding sequence ATGGCCATTGCCAAGGCCGAGCGGTTGATGAACCTGGCGCTGTGTCTGCTCGGGACCAGGCGGCCGCTCAGCAAGCGCGAACTGCGCGGCTCCATCGAGGCCTATCTGGAGGCAGGCTCCGACGACTCCTTCAACCGCATGTTCGAGCGGGACAAGGACGATCTGCGCGAACTTGGCCTGGTCATCGAGACCGTGGAGAACCTGGACGGCGACACGGGCTACGTGGCCCGGCGCGACAGCAACCGGCTGCCCGCCATCACCCTCGACGCCGAGGAGGCCGCGGCCCTCGGCCTCGCGGCGAAGGTCTGGCAGCAGGCCCGGCTGGCCGGCGCGGCCAGCGGCGCGCTGCAGAAGCTGCGGGCCGCCGGGATGCCGGAGGCCGAGGACAGCTACGAGGCCCACCACAGCGCCCTCGAACCCCGTATCCCCGTGCACGAGGCGGCCTTCGAGCCGCTGATGCTGGCCTGCCGCGACCGGCGGCCCGTCGTCTTCGACTACCGCAAGGCCAACGCGGCGCGCCCCGAGCAGCGCCAGGTCGAGCCCTGGACGCTGGAGTGCTGGCGCGGCCACTGGTACTTGGCCGGCTGGGACCGGGAGCGCGGGGCCGAGCGGGTCTTCCGGCTCTCCAGGATCACCGGCCGGATCCGCTCCAGGTCGGGCGAGTTCTCGGCGCCGGTGCCCGACGTGGTGACCGTACGGGAGACCGTGGAGAGCTGGGCGGGGGAGACGGCGACCCGCTCCGCCCTGATCAAATTGCGCTCGGGCAGCGGCTATCCGCTGCGCGCCAAGGCGCTGTCGTCGCGTGAGCTGGGCGACGGCTGGGACGAGCTGGAGGTCCCGTACGGGCACGGTCTGGACGCCTGGCTGGTGGAGTTCGGCCCGGACGCTGTCGTGCTGGAGCCCGCGGACCTGCGGGCCGACGTCGTGGAGCGGCTGCGCGCCGTGGCCAAGGGCTGA
- a CDS encoding FKBP-type peptidyl-prolyl cis-trans isomerase, translated as MSNEKPEVDFPGGEPPADLEIKDLWEGEGQEAKAGDSVSVHYVGVAFSTGEEFDSSWNRGTPLRFNLGAGQVISGWDQGVQGMKVGGRRQLTIPAHLAYGDRGAPGAIAPGETLIFVCDLVAV; from the coding sequence GTGAGCAACGAAAAGCCCGAGGTCGACTTCCCGGGTGGCGAGCCGCCTGCCGATCTGGAGATCAAGGACCTCTGGGAGGGTGAAGGCCAGGAGGCCAAGGCGGGCGACAGCGTCTCCGTCCACTACGTGGGCGTGGCCTTCTCCACCGGCGAGGAGTTCGACTCGTCGTGGAACCGCGGCACCCCGCTGCGGTTCAACCTTGGCGCAGGACAGGTCATCTCCGGCTGGGACCAGGGTGTCCAGGGCATGAAGGTCGGCGGCCGTCGCCAGCTGACGATTCCCGCGCACCTCGCGTACGGGGACCGCGGCGCACCGGGTGCCATCGCGCCCGGCGAGACGCTGATCTTCGTCTGCGATCTGGTCGCCGTCTGA
- a CDS encoding FKBP-type peptidyl-prolyl cis-trans isomerase, protein MRRRLAALLIVPALALTACGGGGDSKKDDSAASKSASPSAGPSAPASPPAVPKPVDTADPMPTVAGATGKKATITLPKGDPSDKFVVHTISKGSGTEVKKGDLVMADFTVKVWKGGKDLGSSYDKGAAPQVIPAGAQNVIPAFSDGVVGQKLGSRVLVVAPPNAGFGPQGSQQLGVSGTDTLVFVLDLEKVIPTQAEGTQSSIPKNLPQVKAGKGVAATISVPKNNPPSALVSKTIVEGKGATVKNGQSVYMQYTGATWKPNEGKPAATPFDDSWKTGAPFATTIGTKQVIEGWDKGLVGKKVGSRVLLVIPPALGYKDQAQGDTIPANSTLVFVVEILAAV, encoded by the coding sequence GTGCGACGCCGTCTTGCAGCCCTGCTGATCGTGCCGGCCCTGGCGCTGACCGCGTGTGGAGGTGGTGGGGACTCCAAGAAGGACGACTCCGCCGCGTCCAAATCCGCGTCCCCTTCGGCCGGTCCTTCCGCCCCCGCGTCGCCGCCGGCGGTTCCCAAGCCCGTCGACACGGCGGATCCGATGCCGACCGTCGCGGGGGCCACGGGCAAGAAGGCGACCATCACCCTGCCCAAGGGCGACCCGAGCGACAAGTTCGTCGTGCACACCATCTCCAAGGGCAGCGGCACCGAGGTCAAGAAGGGCGACCTCGTGATGGCCGACTTCACCGTCAAGGTGTGGAAGGGCGGCAAGGACCTCGGCAGCTCGTACGACAAGGGCGCGGCCCCGCAGGTCATCCCGGCCGGCGCGCAGAACGTGATCCCGGCGTTCTCGGACGGTGTGGTCGGCCAGAAGCTCGGCAGCAGGGTGCTGGTCGTGGCCCCGCCGAACGCCGGCTTCGGCCCGCAGGGCAGCCAGCAGCTCGGGGTCAGCGGCACCGACACCCTGGTGTTCGTGCTGGACCTCGAAAAGGTGATTCCCACCCAGGCCGAGGGCACCCAGTCCTCGATCCCGAAGAACCTGCCGCAGGTCAAGGCGGGCAAGGGCGTGGCGGCGACGATCTCCGTGCCGAAGAACAACCCGCCGTCCGCCCTGGTCAGCAAGACGATCGTGGAGGGCAAGGGCGCCACGGTCAAGAACGGCCAGAGCGTCTACATGCAGTACACCGGCGCCACCTGGAAGCCCAACGAGGGCAAGCCGGCGGCCACGCCGTTCGACGACTCCTGGAAGACCGGGGCGCCGTTCGCGACGACCATCGGCACCAAGCAGGTCATCGAGGGCTGGGACAAGGGCCTCGTCGGCAAGAAGGTCGGCAGCCGGGTGCTGCTGGTGATCCCGCCGGCGCTGGGGTACAAGGACCAGGCGCAGGGTGACACCATCCCCGCCAACTCGACTCTGGTGTTCGTCGTCGAGATCCTGGCGGCGGTGTAA
- the pafA gene encoding Pup--protein ligase, with amino-acid sequence MDRRIFGLENEYGVTCTFRGQRRLSPDEVARYLFRRVVSWGRSSNVFLRNGARLYLDVGSHPEYATPECDNVTELVTHDKAGERILEGLLVDAERRLHEEGIAGDVYLFKNNTDSAGNSYGCHENYLVARHGEFSRLADILIPFLVTRQLLCGAGKVLQTPRGAVYCVSQRAEHIWEGVSSATTRSRPIINTRDEPHADAERYRRLHVIVGDSNMSETTMLLKVGATDLVLRMIEAGTVMRDLTLENPIRAIREVSHDITGQRKVRLASGREASAIEVQREYYEKAVDFVDRRGIRTGTVEQVLELWGRTLDAIEAEDLDRISTEIDWVMKYQLIERYRAKHNMTMSHPRVAQIDLAYHDIHRRRGLYYLLEKKGQAARICNDLKIFEGKSVPPQTTRARLRGDFIRRAQEQRRDFTVDWVHLKLNDQAQRTVLCKDPFRSVDDRVEKLIAGM; translated from the coding sequence ATGGACCGCCGCATTTTCGGGCTGGAGAACGAGTACGGCGTCACGTGCACGTTCAGGGGACAGCGCCGACTGTCACCTGACGAAGTGGCGCGCTACCTCTTCCGCCGTGTTGTCTCATGGGGCCGCAGCAGCAATGTCTTCCTGCGGAACGGCGCCCGCCTCTATCTCGACGTGGGTTCGCATCCGGAATACGCGACACCGGAATGCGACAACGTGACCGAGCTGGTCACGCACGACAAGGCCGGTGAGCGCATTCTCGAAGGTCTGCTCGTCGACGCCGAACGCCGCCTGCACGAGGAGGGAATCGCCGGCGACGTCTATCTCTTCAAGAACAACACCGACTCGGCGGGAAACTCCTACGGCTGCCACGAGAACTATCTCGTCGCCCGCCACGGAGAGTTCTCCCGGCTCGCGGACATCCTCATCCCGTTCCTCGTCACCAGGCAGCTGCTCTGCGGCGCCGGGAAGGTGCTGCAGACTCCGCGTGGCGCCGTCTACTGCGTCAGCCAGCGGGCCGAGCACATCTGGGAGGGCGTCAGTTCAGCGACGACCCGCTCCCGTCCGATCATCAACACCCGTGACGAGCCGCACGCGGACGCCGAGCGCTACCGGCGGCTGCATGTGATCGTCGGCGACTCGAACATGTCCGAGACGACCATGCTGCTGAAGGTCGGTGCCACCGACCTCGTCCTGCGCATGATCGAGGCGGGCACGGTGATGCGTGACCTCACCCTGGAGAACCCGATCCGGGCCATCCGCGAGGTCAGCCACGACATCACGGGCCAGCGCAAGGTCCGGCTGGCGAGCGGCCGCGAGGCCTCGGCCATCGAGGTGCAGCGGGAGTACTACGAGAAGGCCGTCGACTTCGTCGACCGCCGCGGCATCCGCACCGGCACCGTCGAGCAGGTCCTGGAGCTCTGGGGCCGCACGCTCGACGCGATCGAGGCCGAGGACCTCGACCGGATCAGCACGGAGATCGACTGGGTCATGAAGTACCAGCTGATCGAGCGCTACCGGGCCAAGCACAACATGACCATGTCGCATCCGCGGGTCGCCCAGATAGACCTCGCCTACCACGACATCCACCGCCGTCGCGGGCTGTACTACCTGCTGGAGAAGAAGGGCCAGGCGGCCCGGATCTGCAACGATCTGAAGATCTTCGAAGGCAAGTCGGTGCCCCCGCAGACCACCAGGGCGCGGCTGCGCGGCGACTTCATCCGCCGGGCCCAGGAGCAGCGGCGGGACTTCACCGTCGACTGGGTCCATCTGAAGCTCAACGACCAGGCGCAGCGCACCGTGCTCTGCAAGGACCCCTTCCGGTCGGTCGACGACCGGGTGGAGAAGCTCATCGCCGGTATGTGA
- a CDS encoding MFS transporter — protein sequence MGATGYKDLLKTPHAARLLAGTLVGRLPNATAPIAVVLLVRAEGGGYSLAGALAAVYGIANAVGQPLLGRAVDLYGQPRVQLPAAVLSALGVVLLVAVGTDPPLLAYLAVVVAGLCTPPLEGGLRALWPSVLGKEDRVHRAYAMDAVAQEVMFTVGPLLVTLLVALWSPGVALLVINATGVLGALSVVVSEPSRAWRSAPREAHWLGALRSPGLLALLAAFLFVGVALGSITVAGVAYADDQGRESVYGWLMAALGLGALLGGVVYGSRQWAGAPERRLRTIVALLALGYLPLTLTPGVVAMTGLCVIAGVFLAPAIACAFIVVDRHAPRGTVTEAFSWLVTTFGVGAALGTAAAGPAVDAGGTTASFAVAGAGGVAALLVLIATRRVLAAPGRTSNATAGTENDRSGAAEPGFSSGHQA from the coding sequence GTGGGAGCCACCGGATACAAGGACCTGCTCAAAACCCCGCACGCGGCCCGGCTGCTGGCGGGCACGCTGGTGGGCCGGCTGCCCAACGCCACGGCCCCGATCGCCGTCGTGCTGCTCGTACGGGCCGAGGGCGGCGGCTACAGCCTGGCCGGCGCGCTGGCCGCCGTGTACGGCATCGCCAACGCCGTCGGACAGCCGCTGCTCGGCCGGGCCGTGGACCTCTACGGCCAGCCACGCGTCCAACTGCCCGCAGCCGTGCTCTCCGCGCTCGGTGTGGTGCTGCTCGTGGCCGTCGGCACCGACCCGCCGCTCCTCGCCTACCTGGCCGTCGTGGTGGCGGGCCTGTGCACCCCGCCGCTCGAAGGCGGGCTGCGGGCCCTGTGGCCCAGCGTCCTCGGCAAGGAGGACCGGGTGCACCGGGCCTACGCCATGGACGCGGTGGCCCAGGAAGTGATGTTCACGGTCGGACCGCTGCTCGTCACCCTGCTGGTCGCCCTCTGGTCCCCGGGTGTCGCGCTGCTCGTCATCAACGCGACCGGGGTGCTCGGCGCGCTGTCCGTCGTGGTGTCCGAGCCCTCACGCGCGTGGCGCTCGGCGCCGCGCGAGGCCCATTGGCTGGGCGCGCTGCGCTCACCCGGTCTCCTCGCGCTGCTCGCCGCCTTCCTGTTCGTCGGGGTGGCCCTGGGCTCCATCACGGTCGCCGGCGTCGCGTACGCCGACGACCAGGGCCGGGAGTCGGTCTACGGCTGGCTGATGGCGGCCCTCGGACTCGGCGCGCTGCTGGGCGGGGTGGTGTACGGCTCACGGCAGTGGGCGGGCGCACCCGAACGGCGGCTGCGGACGATCGTCGCGCTGCTCGCGCTGGGCTATCTGCCGCTCACCCTCACCCCCGGCGTGGTGGCGATGACGGGGCTCTGCGTGATCGCCGGAGTCTTCCTCGCGCCCGCCATCGCCTGCGCGTTCATCGTCGTGGACCGGCACGCCCCGCGCGGCACCGTCACCGAGGCGTTCTCCTGGCTGGTGACGACCTTCGGGGTGGGCGCCGCACTGGGCACGGCGGCCGCGGGACCCGCCGTCGACGCGGGCGGTACGACGGCCAGCTTCGCCGTCGCCGGGGCCGGTGGCGTCGCCGCGCTGCTCGTACTGATCGCCACCCGACGGGTCCTCGCAGCTCCCGGCCGTACTTCGAATGCCACGGCCGGAACCGAAAATGATCGAAGCGGGGCGGCCGAACCCGGTTTCAGCTCAGGCCATCAGGCGTAA
- a CDS encoding LacI family DNA-binding transcriptional regulator, with product MNEQAARPTSRDVARAAGVSQATVSLVLGDKWRGRVSERTALLVRDSARELGYRPNLAARNLRLGRTRTALLVVPALTNEFFARVYTGAAAVAAEHDFGVVLYPSPDGIGPARDPFASARAALDGVIASSMAAEALATIRGADLPLVMLDSDPERPGAAARVNLDMADGMRQVTDHLLALGHRRFVHLAAAVDSWTFDVRARALAEALGGTGAGVRTVTSALEVGAAREAAAHALTGAGPRPTALVCDDDILAAGACKAVRRLGLRVPEDVSVTGFDDLTLAGAVEPELTTVRLPAEQVGERGMSALLAVLDGRQPAGGELPVTLVVRGSTAPPPGL from the coding sequence ATGAACGAGCAGGCCGCCAGGCCCACCAGCAGGGACGTGGCGCGGGCCGCCGGTGTATCGCAGGCGACGGTCTCGCTGGTGCTCGGCGACAAGTGGCGGGGCAGGGTCTCCGAGCGGACCGCGCTGCTGGTCAGGGACAGCGCGCGGGAGCTGGGCTACCGGCCCAACCTCGCGGCCCGCAACCTGCGGCTCGGCAGGACCAGGACGGCGCTGCTGGTCGTGCCGGCGCTCACCAACGAGTTCTTCGCCCGGGTGTACACGGGGGCAGCCGCGGTCGCCGCCGAACACGACTTCGGCGTCGTGCTGTATCCGTCACCCGACGGGATCGGCCCGGCCAGGGACCCGTTCGCCTCGGCGCGCGCCGCGCTGGACGGTGTCATCGCCTCGTCGATGGCGGCCGAGGCGCTGGCCACCATCCGGGGCGCCGATCTGCCGCTGGTGATGCTGGACAGCGATCCGGAGCGGCCGGGCGCCGCCGCCCGGGTGAATCTCGACATGGCGGACGGCATGCGGCAGGTGACGGACCATCTGCTGGCCCTCGGCCACCGGCGGTTCGTCCATCTCGCCGCCGCCGTCGACTCCTGGACCTTCGACGTACGCGCGCGGGCCCTCGCCGAGGCGCTGGGCGGTACGGGCGCCGGCGTACGCACCGTCACCTCGGCGCTGGAGGTGGGCGCAGCGCGCGAGGCCGCCGCACACGCCCTGACCGGGGCGGGGCCCCGGCCGACGGCCCTGGTCTGCGACGACGACATCCTGGCGGCCGGCGCGTGCAAGGCCGTACGCAGGCTCGGTCTGCGGGTGCCGGAGGACGTGTCGGTGACCGGCTTCGACGATCTGACGCTGGCCGGCGCCGTGGAACCGGAGCTCACCACCGTGCGACTGCCGGCCGAACAGGTCGGCGAGCGGGGCATGTCGGCGCTCCTGGCGGTCCTGGACGGCCGTCAGCCGGCCGGGGGCGAGCTGCCGGTCACGCTGGTCGTCAGGGGCTCGACAGCGCCCCCGCCGGGCCTCTGA
- the prcA gene encoding proteasome subunit alpha, whose amino-acid sequence MSTPFYVSPQQAMADRAEYARKGIARGRSLVVLQYADGIVFVGENPSRALHKFSEIYDRIGFAAAGKYNEYENLRIGGVRYADLRGYTYDRDDVTARGLANVYAQTLGTIFSSAGEKPYEVELVVAEVGATPDGDQIYRLPHDGSIVDEHGSVAVGGSSEQISTYLDQRHREAMTLAEALSLAVQALSRDTNGGEREIPAERLEVAVLDRTRPQKRKFKRIVGRQLSRLLEADGAASTPTDAPSDDEDSSGTDGTAGPKSIQDVEKKQDSSDE is encoded by the coding sequence GTGTCGACGCCGTTCTATGTCTCACCCCAGCAGGCCATGGCCGACCGGGCGGAATACGCCCGGAAGGGCATCGCCCGCGGTCGCAGCCTGGTTGTGCTGCAGTACGCCGACGGCATCGTGTTCGTCGGCGAGAACCCGTCCCGAGCCCTGCACAAGTTCAGCGAGATCTACGACCGGATCGGCTTCGCCGCCGCCGGCAAGTACAACGAGTACGAGAACCTGCGGATCGGCGGTGTGCGCTACGCGGATCTGCGTGGATACACCTACGACCGCGACGATGTGACGGCCCGTGGCCTCGCCAACGTGTACGCGCAGACGCTGGGCACGATCTTCTCCAGCGCCGGCGAGAAGCCGTACGAGGTCGAGCTGGTCGTCGCCGAGGTGGGCGCCACACCGGACGGCGACCAGATCTACCGGCTGCCGCACGACGGATCGATCGTGGACGAGCACGGCTCGGTCGCGGTCGGCGGCAGCTCCGAGCAGATCAGCACCTATCTGGACCAGCGCCACCGCGAGGCGATGACGCTCGCCGAGGCGCTCAGCCTCGCCGTCCAGGCGCTGTCGCGTGACACCAACGGCGGAGAGCGTGAGATCCCCGCCGAGCGGCTCGAAGTGGCGGTCCTGGACCGCACGCGACCGCAGAAGCGCAAGTTCAAGCGGATCGTCGGCCGTCAGCTCTCCCGGCTGCTGGAGGCGGACGGCGCCGCTTCGACCCCGACCGACGCCCCGTCGGACGACGAGGACAGCTCGGGCACGGACGGAACGGCAGGCCCGAAGTCGATTCAGGATGTCGAGAAGAAGCAGGACAGCTCCGACGAGTGA